The uncultured Sunxiuqinia sp. genome has a segment encoding these proteins:
- a CDS encoding patatin-like phospholipase family protein: MKKQKTKIGIALSGGGALGIAHLGVLQALEENGVIPDEISGTSMGALVGVLYAAGTPPLEILREIKRRKIYRIVSWKLPSNGFFEMGKVEDILKEFVGDRGFDSLNKRFHCAVTNLNSGTYEVISEGKLIPYVLASASIPILFEPRVVNDQTYVDGGLLNNLPVEPLVGKVDVLVGVHVTHVGQINGIRGLKQISERCLRIVIGQSSQSKFELCDFLLEPEKLDGYSPMDFAKADEIYQIGYNETKMQIDEIQRLCHK; this comes from the coding sequence ATGAAAAAACAGAAAACAAAAATAGGCATCGCGCTTAGCGGTGGCGGAGCTCTTGGGATTGCACATCTTGGTGTTTTACAGGCCCTCGAAGAGAATGGTGTTATACCTGATGAAATTTCAGGAACGAGCATGGGTGCTTTGGTGGGCGTTTTATATGCTGCCGGAACTCCGCCGCTTGAGATATTGAGAGAGATAAAACGTCGTAAAATTTATCGGATAGTTAGTTGGAAATTGCCCTCGAATGGATTTTTTGAAATGGGGAAAGTGGAAGACATCTTGAAGGAATTTGTTGGAGATAGGGGTTTCGACTCATTAAATAAGAGGTTTCATTGTGCTGTTACAAACCTGAATAGCGGAACGTATGAAGTGATCTCTGAGGGGAAGCTGATTCCGTATGTTTTGGCATCAGCTTCAATTCCTATATTGTTTGAACCACGGGTTGTTAATGACCAGACCTATGTGGATGGTGGTTTATTGAATAATTTGCCGGTAGAGCCTTTGGTAGGAAAGGTGGATGTTCTTGTAGGAGTGCATGTAACTCACGTCGGACAGATTAACGGAATACGGGGATTGAAGCAAATTTCGGAACGGTGTTTGCGAATTGTCATAGGGCAGAGTTCGCAGTCGAAATTCGAGTTGTGCGACTTTCTGCTCGAACCAGAGAAACTAGATGGTTACAGTCCGATGGATTTCGCTAAAGCAGATGAAATATACCAAATAGGCTATAACGAAACTAAGATGCAAATAGACGAAATTCAACGACTCTGTCATAAATAA
- the ygiD gene encoding 4,5-DOPA dioxygenase extradiol: MMNQDLKNWMKQLPAFERMPLLFIGHGNPMNAVLDNEYRRSWQELGKCLVTPQAILCISAHWLTRGTAVTAMPNPKTIHDFGGFPKELFDQQYPASGNPDLANKIQQMSKSHQVSVDFDWGLDHGAWLVLKPMFPLANVPVLQLSLDYYQPIQYHYELAKELRQLREKGVLVVGSGNLVHNLGQMSVAGKVYDWALEFDQQLAEIIRKGNDNEVLNFQKWGELSSLAHPTFDHLLPLFYVLGMKYADEQALFFNETFDLGSVSMRSIVYAKE, encoded by the coding sequence ATGATGAATCAGGATTTAAAAAATTGGATGAAGCAGTTGCCGGCTTTTGAGCGAATGCCATTACTTTTTATTGGTCATGGAAATCCAATGAATGCGGTTCTGGATAATGAATACAGGAGAAGCTGGCAGGAGTTGGGAAAGTGTTTGGTGACTCCGCAAGCGATATTGTGCATCTCTGCACACTGGCTTACGCGCGGTACGGCTGTCACAGCTATGCCGAATCCAAAGACTATTCATGATTTTGGTGGTTTTCCAAAAGAACTTTTTGACCAACAATATCCGGCTTCAGGAAATCCTGATTTAGCTAATAAGATTCAGCAGATGAGCAAAAGTCATCAGGTATCAGTTGATTTTGATTGGGGGTTGGATCATGGTGCCTGGTTGGTGCTCAAACCAATGTTTCCTTTGGCCAATGTGCCGGTTTTGCAGCTTAGTCTCGATTATTATCAACCAATCCAGTACCACTACGAGCTGGCAAAGGAGTTGAGACAACTTAGGGAAAAAGGAGTGCTAGTTGTAGGTAGCGGAAATCTGGTACATAACCTGGGACAAATGTCAGTGGCCGGAAAAGTCTATGATTGGGCGTTGGAGTTCGATCAACAGTTGGCTGAAATTATAAGAAAGGGTAATGATAATGAAGTTCTGAACTTTCAAAAGTGGGGAGAGCTAAGTTCTTTAGCTCATCCTACGTTTGATCATTTGTTACCGCTTTTTTATGTTCTTGGGATGAAATATGCTGATGAACAAGCTCTCTTTTTTAATGAAACATTCGATTTAGGATCGGTCTCAATGCGCTCTATTGTTTATGCAAAAGAATGA